The nucleotide window CGCAatcccgctgccgccaacgGCCTGCCCGTCGCCAACCCGCCCATGGGCATAGCCGGAGACCACGATATGGATGGCCGGTGGCAACACTTCAACGGCGAGTCGCCGCGGCAAggcgccatggacgacttCAACTTCAACGCCAATATTGGCATGCCCATGAACAATGTCGGCGGCAACTTCACCTGGGAGATGATCGGCCTCGGTCTCGAGGAacccttgccgccgcaggAGACGATTGATGAGCTGCATCAGGTCTACTTTGAAAAAGTCCATCCCTCGGTGCCCATGATTCATCGCTACCGCTATCTCGCCGCCATGAATTTGTATGCGCCCCCCTCCTTGAGTAGTGCCGGACTGTGAGTTCATCCCTCTAACttgtatgtgtgtgtgtttaGGGCGCCAAATCAGCGACCACCAGTCTGCCTCCGCTACGCCATGTGGACGATGGCTTGCTCCATCACAGACAAGTATTCCGACCTCAAGGACCTCTTCTACCAGCGGGCGCGCAAGTATGTCGAGGCCGACTACGTCAAGGGCTACGGCGAACACATGATTTCGGTCGCACACTGCCAGACGCACATTCTGTTGGCCTGCTAcgagatgaagatgatgtACTTTCCCCGAGCGTGGATCAATACCGGCTCGGCCGTTCGCCTGGCGCAAATGTATGTCTTGGCCCTACGTGATGAACTCAGGATCTCTAACGCCCCCTAGGATCGGGCTGCACCGCTTAGACGGCCAAGGTCTGGACGTGAAGCAATGTTTGCCACCGCCAAAGGACTGGACGGAACGCGAGGAGCGACGCCGTACCTTTTGGATGGCCTTTTGCGAGGATCGCTATGCCAGCATCGGCACCGGATGGCCCATGACGATTGACGAGCGCGACATCATGACCAAGCTGCCCTCCTCGGAAAGTGCCTACGACATGAGCCGCCCCGAACAGACGCAGACTCTCGCCGAGTGCACCGGACCGAATGGGGCCGGCAAACTGTCGTCGTTtggcggcatcgtcctcATGGCCTGCCTGTTTGGCCGCAACTTGGTCCATCTGCACCgtcccgacgacgacgatctcGACCACGACCTCAACGGCCCGTTCTGGAAGCGCCACCGCCAGATGGACAACATCCTGCTCAACACCTCGCTCTGCCTCCCCGCTCACCTGAAACTGCCGGGCGGCCTCAACAACCCCAACGTCGTCTTCACAAATATGAGCATACACACGTCGACGATTTGCTTGCACCAAGCCGCCATCTTCAAGGCCGAGAAGAATAAGCTCGCGGCGTCGGTCAGCTCCGAGAGCAAGGTGCGGTGCATAACGGCAGCCAACGAGATTGCCAGCATCATGCGGACCATTTCTCACATGGACTTGTCATCTGTAAGGACATGCCCGTGCGAATCGACATGTGGAGGATGAACGCTGACATGACTATGCGCAGATGAACCCCTTCATTTCGTTCTGTCTTTATGTGGCGGCTCGAGTTTTTGTACAGTACCTCAAGAGTCGGCCAGACGATGCGCAGACGGCGGATTCGCTACGATTCCTCCTGTCGGCCATGAACGCTCTGAAGCGCAGGAATCCCTTGACGGAGTCGTTCCTCGTCCAGCTGGACGTTGACTTtgaggcgctggccgcgcGCATCCCCAAGTTGAGGAACGCATTCCCTCGGCCCGAAGACAGCGTAAGTGGTCCACTTGCAGATGAAAGACGTTTCAATGCTAACGAGAGCAGCCTGGCATGGGCAACGGGGCTGGAGGCAAGAACCAACCCATATGTGACGACCCCGAAGGCGTGCAAGGCATCATGGCCTACCGCAACGAGTGCCACTTCATGAAGATGTCcggggacgacggcaacgcggcgacggcaccagaTCTGGTAGACTCAAACGAaagcaccgcgccgccgggctttGCGCAGGCGTGGCTCTCGGCTGACCAGCAGTCATTACCGGTGCTGACGCCCAGTTCGGGCACCATGTACGACAAGAGCGGCGAGAACCAGGATGCGCAGGGATCGCCCGACGGCGGACCGTCGAACGGACCAACGCCAAACTCGAGCGGCACCGGGTCAGATGTCAAGCCACACTTGGGAGCCGGCCACATGAACGGAGCAGCACCGGAGGCGACGTTCCGGCCTCCCATATCACCGCAGCAGAACATGATCAACCCCCCTCACGGCATGGACACGGCGAACCACCAGAACTTCTTTGGCGATTCGGGCTTCATCCCGCAGAGCATACCCCAGCAGGGCAACGGGTTTGGGATGCCGACCGGCTCCTGGGAGGACATGAACGGGCAGCCAGCGGGCATGCAGCATGTCGGTGAGGGTGTGCTGCGAGCTCTCATGAACATGGGCCCAATGGACGCCATGGACCTCTCGTCGTGGGACAATGGGGCCGACACACACATGAGAGGGTGACTCGGACGGAAGGGTGGACAGATGTTTTCTGTTTGAAACAAGAGCGGCAACGTCGGGGATCCGTCTCATTCTCTATGACGGCACGGTGGACAGCGCGGATGTGCTTTTTACGGTttgcgagcgcgcgcgggccaGCTGTGCCAGGCGGACAGCGGCATATGGGACAAATGGCGTTCAAACGATGTACTACCTGGCCGCCGACTCTCGTTTTCTATCTTTTATCCTCTTTTGGCGGCCGGGATGGTTGGTGGGCAGGCATATCTTTTGGGCGGACAGGGTGGAGGGGGATACTGATCAACAAACTAACTTACTATTTGGatgtactactactactactactactactactactacttgATATATTTTACGTCAGAGAGAGGAGGGACCGGCAggagagacgacgacgacgacgacgacaacgacaacgctgccgcagctgcaaAGTGCATACGTTGACGGCTGGTTTGGCTGTTTTTATTCTTGGGGCTTGGATGGCCAGGCGAGTCGGGTTGGGTTAGTGCTATGCTTGGATAATGAAAAAGACACCCCTTCACTCGCGCAATCGGTCTGTCTGTGAGGCGCGCGCATGGAGAAGCTGCTCCAGAGGATGGATAGAGAGATCTTCCTCGTTGTCTTTTATTTGGTCGATCAGCTCGCGACACTGTGAGCCGGCAACgggtagtaggtaggtagatGCTCCACATCCGGAGAATAACGTtacgtagtaacttagtTCAGTAGTTTATGAAAGACACGCACGTCATGTTcagatgatggatgggggtgctgctgtgctTTTTTCATTTTTCCTGGCCAAAGATCGATCAATAGGTTGGCGTGGGGCTCATGCGCCCGCACGCGGATTGCCGCTCTTCAAGTCACGCGTCGGCCCCACCCAATGGCTTGACGATGGACGACGCCCCGTTGCTCCTCACCCATCATCCGTAAAAGCAGCACCGAAAAAAAGACGACGAGCctgaccccccccccctttcttgtGTGTAAGTCAGCgacgaggggaggggagtcGAGAAACGCGAGCAGGCAAAGAAAGGGTAGTCGGCAGACGGAGCGACCACGGGCGACGTGCTGGACCGGGAGCTGGAAGGGACTCGCCCAGCCCGCTGCATCGCcaacgaggagcaggagcaccgccgctgcccgaggtTCTGAACGCCATCCCGGcgagcgtcgaggacggaCTCGAGCCGGAGCTACTACGTAACCTACCCCCCCCAGGGGCTGGCACGAGGCGGAAGAGGCCCGTGGCAACTTCACAAggatcgacggcggcggcccgacgacgcgatGGCCGCctacgccggcgagggccaccACTTCCGCTTGGACCTCGGGGTCGGGCCGCCAGGAggcgcgggcctcgacggctaCAACCCGCATCCccgacctcctcctcctcaccaccaccaccaccacggacACGCTCTCGACGCGgggcccacggcggcggcggcgggcctcgacggcacgTACCCGTTGCAGCATGGCGCCCCTGCGGCACTTGCTGCTCCCGCggggaggcgccggcggcggcagcgacaggcgggggacggcgacggtggcggagGGAGCAACAGCACCGGCGGCCAGTTTGGCATTCTcgcgcccacgacgatgcccggcgccggctccgtctccgtcagTGCTGTTCCGCTATCCGACGCGCATCAGGGCCGGCCGGTTGGGACCCCCTCGACGGCAGGCCTCGGTCGGGACACGGGCGAGAGGACGGTCGGGAAGCTGagcggccgcatcgtcctTGATCCGCCGGACCTGCAGGCGTGGCGGGAGAAGCTGTTCAACGTCAGCGACACCCTTGTCTTGACCGATGAGCAGtgcgtctctctctctctctctctctctctctctctctctcgtgtATTGCCTTCGAATGAGTCCGTGGCGTGCGTGTGTGATCCTCGTGGGACGCGAGGGATGGCGCCCCCGAGACTAACCAGCCCAACCACTACTCTAGATTCGAGGTGTACTTCCCGCACGTGGACAACATCTACTCACACCGCTCGACGCAACGGTACAAGCGAAAGCCCTTCATCTCGCACTACTATGACTGCCGGATGAAGGGACGGCCGCCGGGGACGCCCAAGTCGGAGGACCcgaacaagaagaagcgcaagcgcgtggcccgcgagcgcgaccTGTGCGACGTCAAGATCCGCATCACCGAGTACTTTCCCGGCGCGTTCCTCGACCGcgacaccgccgtcgccgctgcggctgccgtgGCCACCGGCACAGCCGCCACGCTcaccgcgggcgcgggcgcgggcgcggcggcgggtgcggcgacggtggcgctggtggtgcccgAGGGCCAGCGCTTTTGGGCGATCCAGCGCGTCaatggcaacggcggcaacggcaagggGGATGGGATCGCTGGTCCGCACAGGCATacgctgcagcgcagcgaTGAGATTAAGCGGAACAGCGTGCAGCGGTGGCTTGCCGACAGGGACAAGGAGGTCAAGAAGATACAGGTGAGTGGCGCTCGtgccgcggccacggcgagtCAGGAAaacagacggacggacggacggacaggcgGCCTGACGCAAAGATGCAGAAGCAGATCCCGCGCAAGGCCACCGGTGCGGCCCTGGCGACGACAAAGAAGCACTCCAAGGAGAGCGACCTGAAGCTATATGCTGCGTGCTACTGGTGAGGCCCATGTACACTACGCAGCCGTATGACAGGCCTCcacgctgacgacgacggcccccaTCAGCCCATTTTCGCAGCGGGTGTGGATCGCACTCGAGGCAAAGGGCCTGGCCTACCAGTACTGCGAGACGGATCCTCATCGCGGCCGACCAGCGCCTACGGCAATCCTCGAGGCAAACCCTCGAGGGCTCGTCCCTGCTATTCGCCAGGGCGAATGGGCATGCGCCGAGAGTACCGTGATTCTCGAATATGTATGTACTCCGTCTCTTGTCGCGCCGAAGGCAAGTCTTTGGCGTTCTCGTGGCGCTGCTGACAGTGCAACAACAGCTCGAGGACATATATCATGGGAGCCGGGCACCACTGTTCCCGTCCGATCCGCGCCTCAAGGCGAATTGTCGCCTCTGGATTGATCATGTATGTCTTCAAAGGGGGTTCACACAGCGTCTTTGGGGCCGCCAGAAGCGTTAACGTCTGGGGGGCAGATCAACTCCCGCGTGGTCCCATCCTTCTTCGCCGTGCTacaggccgccgacctggCGCAGCAgagcgccgcgacggagcAGCTGCAGGGCCACATTACgagcctcgtcctcgctgccgacgagcacgtGAGTGTAGTCCCCGACGCGCCCCTTGcgtggaagggggggaacAATTGCGCGCAGAGCAGGCTCGCTGACCTCGAGATCGCTCTCGTTCGCAGGGCCCGTACTTTCTCGGCTCCTCTCTGAGCCTAGTCGACGTGCACTTTGCCCCGTTTGCGCTCCGTCTCTCGCGCGTGCTTGGGCCGCTTCGAGGGTGGGCTGGCCCAGTGCCCGGCACTCGTTGGCAGAGGtggctcgacgcgctcgagggcgacccGCACGTCGCGGCCACGACCAGCCTGGACGACATGTATGCCGAGACGGCACAAATACTCGTACAGCCTCcggcgtccttgtcggcATGAGACTTGGCGAGGCACTGGTGCGCATatggcgatgccggcctGAGGATAGGCAGCAGTGGGCTCTGCTGCCCGTTGCGCGGGCTCATCAGCAGGCGGGTGGCTGTTTCGAGAGCGGGAGGGAAACACTGAAAGAGCACTCGCAAgagcgccgcctgccaggGGGTTGGGTCTAGTGGTCAACAAACCGCTGGCAACACACAATGATGGCTGCCACTACGACTGTTCTGGGGCGAGGGGCGTGTGTGTCGCTGTTTCAGGTCTCAGCACGCGACGGTTCCCACACGCCCGGGCATTTGATTTGCGGTTGGTGCGTCGGGGCAGGCAAAAGCGACCGAGACAGGCGGTGCTGtttgctgcagctgggcaGATGCGCCATTAGACTTGCCTGTCGAGGCAGCGACGCGAAGGGCGGGCGTCGggatgcgccgccacgcctTTTCTCCATAACGCCAATAGCTAAACACGGTTTGTTCTTTGGGGAGAGGTGGTGCCTCGTGTCGTCGGGGAACTATGGTATGTCTGGCTCGCGCATGGGATGTGCAAAGTGCCCAAGGTGCTAATAAAGGGATCACGAGATGTCCTGGTCCACGGGCGCAGATTATGATGCACTAATGCGTAGTTACCGCCATTCCCAGCGATgttggggctgctgcgggcgccgGTTGCAACTTGTTGCTGTCCACCTATCCCTTTGACAGTGGTAAGGCCGCACCTGGGTTCCGCGCTCCACCTTCCCCTAAGTACTCGACGGTTACTTAGATCTTCGTGCTGTTTGGGTGGCAATAGATGTAACAATAGAGTGCTGAGACAGATCGGTAGTGCTTCTTCGACCTCCAGCTTTATATGGCTATAAACGTACCGGCAACCAGCCGCTCGCTCAGTGGATGAGATCCCTGCAAGTGACCAAGGTGAGGCCTTAGCACTGTTAAtgggatggctggctggctgccctgggACCGGACCTGGCATCATGCCTGGCCTCCCTCCAACCATGCAGGTACAGACGGTGCAGCTCGTCCCCATCTTTCGGAATGCCGTGCCGCACGGCCACCCATGTCACCTTGCGAAGAGCCTTGGACGCCGAGTTTTGATGGATTCGGCCTTGCGGGCGCCATTGAAGTAACTCCAGTTTAGTAGTTAGTGCCATGAAGTGCTGTACAGTACATACCTTAGCAGGTATGTACGTCAGTACCTCCAGGTTAGAACCATCTTTGCCACTGACGTGGCACTAATGCAGGTGCCAGCCATGCAGCCTCGTTCCGAGCCGTTGAGTGGCCCATGAAAAGGGGAGAATCAAAGATTGCCCACCGGGATCCCCCCaaggtcccccccccccccccccacgaTAGTTTTGCGAACTGAGAGGCCacgaggcgcggccgccagTGCCGAGCAGGAGGGAGTCGATGAACGCCTCGCGGGAAGCTTGACCGTAAGCATGTCTTTCGTAGCGAGGAAATTGCCAAAGATgtattttttttttaaaaaaaagagaaaaaGAGAAAAATAAAAAAGACCAGTATCCGACAGGACAATGAGGCGGGGTTTTGCTTGTgtccatcgtcatcgccagtCACCCCGTTTCGTCCCGTTTCGTCCCGTTTCGTCCCGTTTCCGAatccccaccccccctccccccgcaAATGTGCCACGGCGGGGTGCGTGTACGTCTGCTTTTTGTACAGCTCCCGAGTCGAGTTGGTCGCCGGCAATCCCCTCTCTTCTTTAccttttattttttttttgttttgctATGGCATGTAGCTAGCACGGGAAGAAAATGACGAGATGGTAACGAGCGGTCGTGAGGTGACGCAGAGGGGATGTTGATGAGCCTCCAACCAGTGCGGCGACGCTTGCCCTCTTCCTCCGTGCAGTGGTTACGGGATACGCGTCCGAGGCGCGGAGGGGCCGACCGACcggtctttttttttcttcttttttttcccttcccctcacccctcccccctccagTGTgcctgccaccaccaccaccattgcAGCACGGTCCtggccaggatgccagggtATAGTGGAGGGCCGACTGCGCGGCGAGAGGCCCCTTGAGACCGTCTTACTTGCGAGaaggcggtggtgggtggtcgggcgggtggatggatgccgtTGTCAACACTCAACCTGAAGAACCGGGCCGCCTGCCAGGTGCAGACAGCAATGCCGTTTCGATTCAACCCAcccatcctcgccctcgtcccccGTCCTCTGACCGTGGCGTACGTAGCAGTAGTACGTTAGTGCCGTCGTGAAGGGCCAAGAGGTTCGGAATCCCCATCCCCGAAGGCAAACGATTACTGGGTACCGAGTGGTCTCATCGCGTCGGGGTGTGCCGAGTACACAAGACAAACAAGGTACACGATGGGAgcgtcttttttttttgaatGTGCACTACTACTTACTTAGTAACTGGTAGGTACTGACATCCCGTGGTCAGTAGAGCAGCTTGTTGCCAGCGCGCGGTGCCCGTCAAGGTCGGCAGGTACGTAAGGTATTGCCTGCTGAtcgtcgggcggcgtggatggGAGGGTCGACGAGTAGTTAGGTTGTTCTGGAAGCTTTTCCCCAGGGGACAGCTGAAAAGTTGCGAACAGGGTGGGGCGCGGTGTCAACCGCAGACAAGACACCATCAGGTAGGTAGGTCGCCTGttcctgggcggcgggcccatCACTCCAACGGGCACTAATAATAAGGCTCGATCGAGGCAGATGCGCGCCAGCACCCCAGGCAGCGCAGGACCCactccatccacccaccttCCATGCAATGCCACGGACAGCCCTGTGGTCCCAGGCTCTACCTTAGAAAGTACGTTAGTAGCTTCCTAGCTGCCCTGCCAAACCACGACTCCAACCACAGCTAGCGTGCCAACTCACCGGGGTAAGTCTCACAGCTGCCATCGACACAGTCCGTCCCGAGGCAACGAACATGACCTATCCGTCCCACCTCCCTCCTCCAACCCAAAAGCCGCCGAGTTCCACCCCGGCCAGAGCCACGGAATTGCCTCACTTGCCCATCAGCCCCCACCGCTGTCATGACCGAGTCTTGCCGAATATCGTCCCTACTACCTGACCGTGTACTTTCCTCTGTAGGTAGCTTGCTCCCTGCGAGGCCTCGCAACGGCGCCTTTCGATACGCACACGCCGTGCGCTCGTGGC belongs to Purpureocillium takamizusanense chromosome 1, complete sequence and includes:
- a CDS encoding uncharacterized protein (EggNog:ENOG503NX03~COG:B) — translated: MPGSSDNGSSSNGKEVPQSPPGSDTIHAASAGDSAIPDNASVPKPKRLACMICRKRKLKCDGVRPSCSTCSRLGHSCAYDEQRRKSGPKRGYVKALEERLKQVETLLKTQDPAPANTSPSKAMGMSMSGTRNPAAANGLPVANPPMGIAGDHDMDGRWQHFNGESPRQGAMDDFNFNANIGMPMNNVGGNFTWEMIGLGLEEPLPPQETIDELHQVYFEKVHPSVPMIHRYRYLAAMNLAPNQRPPVCLRYAMWTMACSITDKYSDLKDLFYQRARKYVEADYVKGYGEHMISVAHCQTHILLACYEMKMMYFPRAWINTGSAVRLAQMIGLHRLDGQGLDVKQCLPPPKDWTEREERRRTFWMAFCEDRYASIGTGWPMTIDERDIMTKLPSSESAYDMSRPEQTQTLAECTGPNGAGKLSSFGGIVLMACLFGRNLVHLHRPDDDDLDHDLNGPFWKRHRQMDNILLNTSLCLPAHLKLPGGLNNPNVVFTNMSIHTSTICLHQAAIFKAEKNKLAASVSSESKVRCITAANEIASIMRTISHMDLSSMNPFISFCLYVAARVFVQYLKSRPDDAQTADSLRFLLSAMNALKRRNPLTESFLVQLDVDFEALAARIPKLRNAFPRPEDSPGMGNGAGGKNQPICDDPEGVQGIMAYRNECHFMKMSGDDGNAATAPDLVDSNESTAPPGFAQAWLSADQQSLPVLTPSSGTMYDKSGENQDAQGSPDGGPSNGPTPNSSGTGSDVKPHLGAGHMNGAAPEATFRPPISPQQNMINPPHGMDTANHQNFFGDSGFIPQSIPQQGNGFGMPTGSWEDMNGQPAGMQHVGEGVLRALMNMGPMDAMDLSSWDNGADTHMRG
- a CDS encoding Glutathione transferase (EggNog:ENOG503NZ0D~COG:O); amino-acid sequence: MAAYAGEGHHFRLDLGVGPPGGAGLDGYNPHPRPPPPHHHHHHGHALDAGPTAAAAGLDGTYPLQHGAPAALAAPAGRRRRRQRQAGDGDGGGGSNSTGGQFGILAPTTMPGAGSVSVSAVPLSDAHQGRPVGTPSTAGLGRDTGERTVGKLSGRIVLDPPDLQAWREKLFNVSDTLVLTDEQFEVYFPHVDNIYSHRSTQRYKRKPFISHYYDCRMKGRPPGTPKSEDPNKKKRKRVARERDLCDVKIRITEYFPGAFLDRDTAVAAAAAVATGTAATLTAGAGAGAAAGAATVALVVPEGQRFWAIQRVNGNGGNGKGDGIAGPHRHTLQRSDEIKRNSVQRWLADRDKEVKKIQKQIPRKATGAALATTKKHSKESDLKLYAACYCPFSQRVWIALEAKGLAYQYCETDPHRGRPAPTAILEANPRGLVPAIRQGEWACAESTVILEYLEDIYHGSRAPLFPSDPRLKANCRLWIDHINSRVVPSFFAVLQAADLAQQSAATEQLQGHITSLVLAADEHGPYFLGSSLSLVDVHFAPFALRLSRVLGPLRGWAGPVPGTRWQRWLDALEGDPHVAATTSLDDMYAETAQILVQPPASLSA
- a CDS encoding Glutathione transferase (EggNog:ENOG503NZ0D~COG:O) — encoded protein: MAAYAGEGHHFRLDLGVGPPGGAGLDGYNPHPRPPPPHHHHHHGHALDAGPTAAAAGLDGTYPLQHGAPAALAAPAGRRRRRQRQAGDGDGGGGSNSTGGQFGILAPTTMPGAGSVSVSAVPLSDAHQGRPVGTPSTAGLGRDTGERTVGKLSGRIVLDPPDLQAWREKLFNVSDTLVLTDEQFEVYFPHVDNIYSHRSTQRYKRKPFISHYYDCRMKGRPPGTPKSEDPNKKKRKRVARERDLCDVKIRITEYFPGAFLDRDTAVAAAAAVATGTAATLTAGAGAGAAAGAATVALVVPEGQRFWAIQRVNGNGGNGKGDGIAGPHRHTLQRSDEIKRNSVQRWLADRDKEVKKIQKQIPRKATGAALATTKKHSKESDLKLYAACYCPFSQRVWIALEAKGLAYQYCETDPHRGRPAPTAILEANPRGLVPAIRQGEWACAESTVILEYLEDIYHGSRAPLFPSDPRLKANCRLWIDHVCLQRGFTQRLWGRQKR